GAGCCAGTAGGATGCGAGCTTCATCGGTGACGACCCGTGACGGATGGCGGGGCCCGAGGGACGGCCCCGTGGCGATGCGCCATCATCGTTCTTATCGTAGGATTGTCAACAATGATGCGATCGCGAACGGCACGGTGTCGTCTCTCCCCGTGGCCGGCAGGGCTGTCCGGGGAAAGGGCGACCTTCGACGTCACGGCCGATATATTCGATCTCGAACGAGCCGGCCCGCCGCCCTCACCCCTCCTCCGGGATCTCCATGTCGAGGAGCGCGGCGCTCAACCCCTTGCCGTGGGCGTCGAGCGCCAGCGACCGGGTCACGCCGCCGCCGAGGGCGTCGGTCAGCACGAAGTTGAGGGCGCCGAGGCGGGGGAGGGCGTAGCGGGTCACCGTGCCGGCGCAGATCCCGGCGAAGTGGGCCTGCACCCGCTCGGGCGTCACGTGGCGCTCGAGGCGCGGGTAATCGGCCGGATCGTGGGCGATCAGCGAGATGTTGGCGGTGTTGCCCTTGTCACCGGTGCGGGAATGGGCGAGCGCGCGCAGCTTCATCGTCGTCTCCCTCACGCCTCGAACATCCGCACGCTCGGCCGGGCGAGGGCTGACGGCACCAGCACCGAGAGCACGCCGACGACCTCGCGGGCCGACTTCCAGGCCCCGCCGCCGCCGGCCGGGCCGTTGGTGTAGAGCGTCTCGACCTCGTTGCCGATCCGCGCCGCCTCGCCGAGGCTGTCGCAGCGCCCGGCGACCCGGATGCGGACCTCGTAGGGCTCCGCCTCACCGGCGAGGCCGGGGCCGTGCAGCGCGTCGACGCCGATCAGGTCGAAGCGCAATTCGCTCGCCCGCACGCCGGTGAGGTCCAGGCGCTCGCGCACGATGTCGAGAGCGAGCCGCCCCCGCGCCGCGGCGCCGGGCCCCGCGTAGGAGATCTGGCCCTCGCCGATGTAGGAATCGATCAGCCCGACCGAGACCTTGAGGAGCCCGGTCGCGGGCAGGCCGCGCCCGCCTGTCACCCGCACCCGGTCCGGGCCGAGGGCCTCTATGGTCACGTGGGAGAAGTCCGCCACCACGTCGGGCTGGAGGTAGCGGGCGGGGTCGTGCACCTCGTAGAGCAGCTGCTCCT
The sequence above is drawn from the Methylobacterium terrae genome and encodes:
- a CDS encoding AtuA-related protein, producing MKLRALAHSRTGDKGNTANISLIAHDPADYPRLERHVTPERVQAHFAGICAGTVTRYALPRLGALNFVLTDALGGGVTRSLALDAHGKGLSAALLDMEIPEEG